AGATACCGCCCGGCGAGCTCATCGAGATTGTGATTTCGCTCGCCGGCATCGAGCAAATAGCTGGCCAGCATGGTGTCGAATTGCAGCCCGGCCAGCTCGACGCCGACGGAGCGAAGCACAATCATGTCGTACTTCAAATTCTGGCCGACTTTCCCAATCGCCGGGTTTTCCAGCACTGGCCGCAGCGCCTCTAAAGTAGATTTCGGATCCAAGCACGGCTCGCCGGCTGGCGCGCGAACCGGAACGTAATATGCCTGCCCCTCTTTCCAAGCGAATGAGTAACCGACGAGTTCCGCCCAGCGTGGATAAATGCTGGTTGTTTCCGTGTCGAGCGATATTTGCCCTTGCCGGCTCAGCTCCTCGACCAGCCACTGCAATCGCTTCGGTGTGCCGATCGTTTCGTATTGGTGCGTGAACTTCGGTGCGTCGGCCTTGGCCAAGGACCGCATTTGATTGGTCAGCCCATGAAAGCCAAACTCGGCGAAGAATTCCGCCGCGCCGGCCGGATCGTAATGACCGGCCTGGCCCTGCTGCCAATTCACAGCAATGTTCATTTCCGAATCGAGGCGCACCAACCGCCGCGTAATCGGAATTTGTTCGCGGCTGGCTAGCAAATTTTCTTTCCGCTTGCCTTTGGGCAACTCGTCGGCGCGGGCCAGGAGGTTGTCCAGCGTTTCGAATTTGGCCAGCCACTCGCCGGCCACTTTGGGACCGACCAGCGGCACGCCGGGAATGTTGTCGACCGAGTCTCCCACCAGCGTTTGAAAATCGACTACTTGATTGGGCCGAATGCCCCACTCGGCCTGGAGTGCCGCCGCATCAAATACCGAATCTTTGCGAATGTTGTAAACTGCCACCCGGTCGGAAATAAGCTGGCGACAATCTTTATCGCCGGTGACCAACAAACATTGCCCGCCCGCTTGCTCCACCTGCCGGGCCAAAGTCGCCAAAACATCGTCGGCTTCGTAACCGGGGCATTCCAAAATCGGAATTCCCAACGCGGCCAACATACGGCGAATGCTCACAATTTGCGGCCGCAGTGTGTCGGGCATTTCGGCCCGATGTTCCTTGTACCCTGTGAACAGATCGTGGCGGAACGTCAGGCCCGACATATCGAACGCCGCAAATAAATAGTCGGGCTTTTTCTGATCGAGCAAGTACATCATGTCGCGGGCAAACCCGAACACCGCTCCGGTGGGCTCGCCGCGCGGGCTGGTCATTTCCGGCAGCGCGTGGAACACCTGAAAAATGAGCGAATGCGAATCGACCACGTACACCGTTTTGCCCGTCAGATCGGGGGGCGTGGCTTTGGCTTCCACTGGCTCGGCCGGCTTTTCGATGCGATCGATTCCCATTTCGGCAGTCGATGGCGTGCCTGGAAATTCGCAATCCGGCGGCGAACGCGGATCGGGCTGCGCGGTGGCAGCAGCTTTATCAGGCGAAGCAGCGATTTTCTCGAGAGTAGCGGGAGCGTCGGCTTCCAGGCCGGGCAGTTCAATTTGCCGCTGAGGTTTTTGGCGCGAGCGCTGTTTCATTATGGCAAAGTGTAACGGCTGAATCGGTTTTATCGAACCGGTGGACCCGCCGCCTGTAATCCTGCGGATTTCCGTAAAACGTACAAATTATACGCACCACCGTGTGTTCGATCGTAGGTGGTGCGGCAGCACAGCGTCAAGCGCGGCAGGGAACTGGTCAAGTGGCTGTCGCCCGTGTGCCGAGTAACGGACTAATGAGTTGTAGGGCGCGCAGCGTGCACGCCGATTGTGTTAAGGGGGTAGAGTTTAGTGGCGATCGCCGGCCACGCGAGTGGAGATTCACGCCATGCTGAAGTTCTGGAAAAGCCGCCGCCAGTCACGGGCAAAATTTGTTCGACAAGCAGCCGGTGGCCAGCGCCATTTGCGCTTCGAAATGCTCGAAACGCGAAAGTTGCTCTCCAGCACCGGCCTGTCCGGTGACTTCAACGG
The window above is part of the Pirellulales bacterium genome. Proteins encoded here:
- the polA gene encoding DNA polymerase I, which produces MKQRSRQKPQRQIELPGLEADAPATLEKIAASPDKAAATAQPDPRSPPDCEFPGTPSTAEMGIDRIEKPAEPVEAKATPPDLTGKTVYVVDSHSLIFQVFHALPEMTSPRGEPTGAVFGFARDMMYLLDQKKPDYLFAAFDMSGLTFRHDLFTGYKEHRAEMPDTLRPQIVSIRRMLAALGIPILECPGYEADDVLATLARQVEQAGGQCLLVTGDKDCRQLISDRVAVYNIRKDSVFDAAALQAEWGIRPNQVVDFQTLVGDSVDNIPGVPLVGPKVAGEWLAKFETLDNLLARADELPKGKRKENLLASREQIPITRRLVRLDSEMNIAVNWQQGQAGHYDPAGAAEFFAEFGFHGLTNQMRSLAKADAPKFTHQYETIGTPKRLQWLVEELSRQGQISLDTETTSIYPRWAELVGYSFAWKEGQAYYVPVRAPAGEPCLDPKSTLEALRPVLENPAIGKVGQNLKYDMIVLRSVGVELAGLQFDTMLASYLLDAGERNHNLDELAGRYLNHVTTKIEALIGSGKNQKRMDEVPIAEITHYAAEDADVALRLMPLLAARLKEANLEPLFHDLEVPLVEVLVELEFNGIKVDTARLAELSAQYGQRMASLETEIFKLADREFNIASPKQLQEVLFVEQKLPVLKKTKTGPSTDAEVLEELARQHPLPAKIIQYRQYAKLKGTYVDALPSMVHPQTGRVHTSFNQIVAATGRLSSSDPNLQNIPIRTEEGREIRSAFLPGQPDWLLLAADYSQIELRVLAHFSSDETLLAAFERDEDIHARVASQVHHVPLDQVTSEMRRVAKAVNFGVIYGQSPFGLSKMLEIEQEEAARFIDAYFNGYPGVELFLREILVQCRKQGYVTTIQGRRRAIQGVRDITLTKPGDPAARQRTLPERTAINTVIQGSAADLMKLAMLNIHRRLKSSHPLPVGEGQVSAGDSSRRDVEAARQPSPLVGEGRVRGSLRSKMLLQIHDELIFEVPPDETDEMQQLVREEMSGVMSLEVPLKVDLKTGRNWGVC